The genomic interval TGTATCTGCATCATCGTTTTCAGGAATTGAGTTGTTGTTGCGGGCAATGGTGTTGTTTTTGATAAATGCCCTCATTGCTCTGATGGTATCGTAGTTTGTATCGGGCACCTGTACAAATTTGTCGATGCGCATGGAGCTCAATATTTTTTTCCCGTCCTCGTCTTCGTGCATAGTTAAAAAAATCTGCCGGAGTGATTCCTTGAGAAAGGTCGAAGTGGTAGGCGGGACCACCACCGGAGGAATGCCGAAGGGCGGGGAACGATGAATTATTTTAGTCTGTTCGATGTAGGGAGACTTTGAAGCAACCATGAAGTCGTAAACAATCGAATCGACAGCTGCACCTTCAGCTCTATTTTTGGCAACGATTTCCACAGACTTGTTATGACTGTAACTGTAGATAAAGTTATTGAAAAAGCTCTCCGGAGTCTGGTCCATCCGGGCCAGAAGATAGGTAGGGTAAAGCTTTCCCGTATTGCTTTTGGGATCGACAAAAGCAAATGAACTGCCCCGCAGGTCTTTGAAAGAGTCCACCTCGCTGTCTTTGTGAACAATAATGTAGGAGTGGTATTCCACCTTGTTCTCAACCTGGGGGGCAACCAGCAGTTCCACTCCGAATTTTTCATTGTTGAGGACATAGGGGGAGGAACAGATAAAGGCGAGGTCGACCTCACCCTGTTCGAGCAGCACATCAATCTCGTCGTAGGTCGTCCGGTGCACCATTTCAGCGGAGCTGCCGATTTTTTCACCTATATAGTCAACAACCTGTTGATAGTATCTAACCGCACTGACAGGGGTTATCATGCTGGCAACGCCCGCCCTTATCTTCTTCTCTGATGCCTGGGTGACACCGGCGGAAAATAAAGCGGTCAGAAGGGCGCACAGCAAATAGCGTTGTAGAGACATGGAGTCCTCGTTGTCGTTAAAATTAAAGAAGGTCTGAGGTCGGCAGAAATGACTGCAAGTTTGATTCCATCCCTTCTCCGGCCTGATTATAGGACATAATCCGCCGGTTGTCGAAGGAGAATGTTACCCATACGTAACAGCAGAGAAGGGTAATTCCGGTATTTCAGAATCTTATTCAAAGCTTGCCGTTGCCGCTATAAAAAAACTATGGCTTACTCTTCTTCTTCAGCGTTTCCTCTCCACTGCCTTATTCCCATTGGGAAAATCTCTGTTTTGACAATGGCGATTATGATATGATTTACTATCATACCTGAAGGACTCGTAAAAGCGGCACCGATATTATTGTGGATACAGATTTGCTGGTTGATGTAGCTGGTGCCCACAAGTGTAATCGAAAGTTTCTGTCCAGAGGAAGCTGGAAAAATTTGGAGAAAATTCATGCTTCATCGAGAACGGCTCAATCCCCCGCGATATATCTATCCGGGTGATGAATGGAAAATCATCGAAAAAAAATTCTATCCTGCATTTCTCGGCCAGATGGAGACGATATTTGCCTTGAGCAACGGCTATCTCGGCATGCGCGGTACTTTTGAAGAAGGAAGGCCTTTCTATAACCACGGCAACCTGATTAACGGGTTTTATGAAAGCTGGCCGATAGTGTATGGCGAAAAGGCCTACGGCTTTGCAAAAACGGGTCAGACCATCGTCAATCTTCACGACCTCAAGGTCATTCGATTATTTGTCGACGATGAACCCTTTTTTCTGCCGACTGCAGACCTCAGGCATTTTGAGCGTACACTGGACATGAAAGCAGGAACCCTGACCCGGGATATTCTCTGGGAAATGCCGTCCGGCAAGCTGGTCTCTATAAAATCGACACGAATGGTCTCCTTTGAACATAGACATCTTGCGGCTATCCAGTACGAGGTGAAAGTGCTGAACTCTCATGCTCCGCTGGTGATTTTATCTGAGATTACCCCCCACCGCACCATCCGGGGGACGGATGGGGATCCACGGGATACCCGGGTTTTCAGAGAAAAAGTTTTGAATCCGGAAACTAAAGTGGCAGCGGATCTTCAGATTATCCTGGGATTTATCACACGAAACAGCCAAATGACTCTGGGATGCGGCTTTGATCACAGTGTGGAAACGGAGAATCCGGTGAGTTGGGAGAATGAGGCTCTCGCTGATGAAGGTAAAATCATTTTTTCGGTAGAGGCGCAACCTGAAATTCCGATCCGGATTACCAAATGGATGAGTTTTCATACTTCCCGAAAAACGGCTCCGGAGGATTTGTGCAGGAGGGTCAAACTGACTCTGGTCCGCGCCAAGGAAGATGGTTTCGATGCGCTTCTGAACTCCCAGAAGGAGTTTCTGGAGAACTACTGGCAGAAAAGTGATGTCCAGATGGCAGTAACGGAGAGGCGTAAAACAGGCGGCCGTTCCACTGAAGAATGGCAGCAGGCTATCCGCTGGAATCTGTTCCAGCTCTGTCAGGCCTCCAGCCGGGCCGAGGGCACGGGAATTCCGGCAAAAGGTCTGACCGGTGGCGGATATGAGGGCCATTATTTCTGGGACATCGAAATATATGTGCTCCCTTTTCTGATATACACCAATCCGCGGATTGCCAAAAATCTGCTCAAATTTCGGCACAGCATGCTCGATGGGGCCAGACAGCGAGCTCGGGACGTCAACCAGCGCGGCGCACTGTTCCCCTGGCGGACCATCAATGGAGATGAAGCCTCTGCACATTATGCTGCAGGTACCGCTCAATACCACATCAACGCTGATATTATGTTCGGTTTGAAAAAATATGTGGAGGTGACCGGGGATTTGGAATTTCTTTACCGGGAAGGCGCGGAAATGTTGGTGGAGACTGCGAGATTATGGCGGAGTCTCGGTTTTTTTTCACAACGAAAGGACGGCAGGTTCTGCATCCATGGAGTGACTGGACCGGATGAATACAATACTGTAGTGAACAACAATGCCTACACCAATCTGATGGCCCGGGAAAATCTCTGGTTTGCCGCAGATACCATCGATAACCTGCACCTGGACGATGTGGGAAATTATCAGAGTCTGCTGGACAAGACCCTTCTGGATTACGCTGAGGTCGAAGAGTGGCGGCGGGCTGCCGACCACATGTATATACCCTATGACGAGAACTTGGGAATCCATCCCCAGGATGACAGTTTTCTGGAAAAAAAGGAGTGGGATTTTGCCGGAACGCCTCCGGAGAACTATCCTCTTCTGCTCCATTATCATCCGCTGGTGATCTACCGTCACCGGGTGATCAAGCAGACCGATCTGGTCCTGGCTCTATTTCTTCTCGGGCAGGAATTTTCCGAGGAAGAAAAATTGCGGAACTTCAATTATTATGATCGTCTTACTACTGGAGATTCCTCTCTTTCCGTTGGGGTGCAGAGCATTATGGCCTCCGAGATAAAAAACTACCGCAAAGCAGGGCAGTATGCCAGGTACGCGGTCCTGATGGATTTGGCGGATATCGGCGGCAATATCGGGCATGGCGCCCATATCGCTTCCATTGGTGCATCCTGGATGGTTCTGGCTTACGGTTTTGCCGGAATGCGGGACTACAACGGGAATATTTCTTTTAATCCCAGAATTCCCGAGCGCTGCACTCTCTTTCGTTTCTGTCTGAGGATCCGAGGAAGCTCCGTGGAGGTCGAACTGATTCCCGAAGCAGCCGTCTATCGCCTTAAGGATGGACCGGGCCTTATTTTTCATCACTCTGGAAAAGAGGTGGAGTTGAGCCGGGAAAAGCCTGAGGCGGTTTGTGCCTATGCCGGAGCATCAATTTAACCCTATTAACGCAATGTCCACTTCAGCTTTCTTCTGGCGGTCAAGGCAAGGCGATGATAGAATTTGGTCAATCCTTTTTGCGAGAGGCTCCGCAGGCCGATGATAGGATTTTTTAAACGCATGGTCGAGCGGTTACGGATAACTTTCCCGTATGTAGTTGCCTGAGGCCTGCGCTCGATTTTCTCGATGGTATCGGCGATTACGGCAAAAAGATTCTGCTCCTCGAGAATTCGCCGCCTGGCTTCACGGATATACGGCAACCTGTCCTCATATTCGTTGTTGGCAATATGGCTTCTGATGATATCGAAGGTTCTTTGCCGATCATTGATATCGATGAGGACAAAGCTCTCTTCAGGAAAGTAATCGGCGGCATTGGGAGCGCCGTGATAAAACGGCAGGCAATATCCAAGAAAGGCATCAGGCAATTTTTCCGTCAAATGATGATCATACACATGATTTTCGACGGCGATGTGGTAGCGGAAGGGATCAAGGGCCTCGGCCTTGTCCTTCATCGGCCTTACGCCGTGGCCGAAAATCTCCAGCTCGGGCAGTTGCTCCTTCAGCCAATTTGTGAACGCCACGCGTTTTGAATGCAGCGTGATCGTTCCCGTCCTCGAAGAACAGACGGTCGAGATGGTTTGGTCTTTCCGTCCAGGTTGGCGGCGCACCAATTCATCCCACGAGAGAAATTTGTTATCCGAAGTGATGCCATAGAACCAGGTGAGCCCAGGGTGGCGAAAAAATGCCTGTGGGTGCCGTATCGCCCACGGTTCCTGAAAGGTCACAATACAACCGAACTGCCGCAAATAATCGGTACCGTACACCGTGATGGTCGAGGGTTCGCCCGTCAGCAGCATGGTGCGCTCGCGGGGACAGGCGAGCCGCTCTTCGTTGATCAGACCGTTATTCCTGGGCAGGTCATGATATACGACCAGCCAGTCATAGTCGCGACAGTCGGCGTCGAATATGAACGAGCAGTGGCCCCAGACGGGATTCATCCCCGGAAACTGACGGAGCAGCGTGCTGATCGGCCTGCTTTTTCTGAAGCCTCTATGCATAAATTTGACGATCATCTATTCAGGCTCTGCCCCGGAAGAATTGTGGAAGTCGAGAATCGAACAGTAAGACATTGTTTTAATGCGTACTTCTTTTATGATATTTTTTCAACGCGGAATTTCCCAATTGCGGCAGCTATGTACATGACAGAGGGGCGCGCTGCGAGTCGATGTCTAGCAGGAATTGGAGGTAAGTACTCGTTGGTGTTCAGGAATCAGCTTGCACGACCTAACGTTTGGAGGTATGACATAAACTCAGTTTCACAAAAACCGCTGTGACAGAGCCGATGCTACACGGTATCGCGCAGAGGACAAGAGCTTTAGGGGCCTGGATGCATAAGAAAGATCGAGATATTCTGGTGTCGACATTAAAAATGGCTGCCGCCTTGCTGGTGCTGGTGGTGGGGATTGCGCTGCTGCCTGGCGATCTGCCTTATGAAACAGTTAGGGAATTTGGTCCTGTCGAAACTATCTCGGTTGGCCTCTATTTTTTGTTCATCCTTTTTATCGTCTATTTCAATGCTACTGGAATCCTGCGCACCAGCTTCGCTCCAGGTGTTTTCATCCTGCTGCTGGCGCTGCGCGAAATGGATTTCCATGCCCGCTTCACCACCATGGGCATGTTTAAAATCAAATTCTACCTCAGCCCCGAAGTTCCTGTCGAGCAGAAGATCATCGTCGTCCTGTTCGATATCGCAGTAATAAGCTATGCCATTGTTTACCTGAGGAAGGTAACACCTGGATTTCTCAGGGCACTTTCCGCGAGGAAGGCCTACGCCTTCTCCATCATCTTCGGTCTGGCCTGTATGGTGGCCAGCAAACTCATCGATGGAAACTCGGAAGTTTTTGAGTTCCTGTTCGGTATGGAAGAGGGAGATTTGGGAATCTACAGCAGTATCATGGAGGAGTGTCTGGAGCTGTTCATCCCGGTCTTTTTTATAATGGCACTGATACAATATGGTGTCGACTACCAAGCCAGGCTCGCCCAGAATATTTCCGGCAGAACAGAGTGAAATGGCGATTGGACTCCAAGAGACCTCCGTTTGTGCTTTTGTTGGGGCTGCGACGGAAAAAGCATGGCATCGGCAGCATCGGGTTGATACTTTCTTGTATTTTTATTTACCTCAAGGTTCTTTGCCCGCCAGAGTCTCGGAAGCTGCGTTTGCCGATGGGGCTGGCGTCATATTTAGATGAGAACTGAAGAAAGCCACTGTGTCAGCGCCCAGAGAGCAAGGACGATGGTCGCCAGGCCCAGACCGACGATCAAACGATGATTCTGCCAAAGGATTACCGTTTGCTTTCCTAAGACAAATACCAGCCAGGCCAATCCGAAGTAGCGTATGCCCCTGGCCAGGGTCGCCGCCAGTACGAATTTCCAGACAGGATAACCGGCAGCTCCGGCGGCGAGCATGGCTGTTTGAAAAGGTATTGGAACCATACCCACCATGAGAATGGCAAAGAAGCCGTGTTGGTCGAAGAGGTTCTGGAATTTTTCATAACCCTGCTGCCATCCCATTGTATTGATCATCCATTCCCCGGCGGTTTCAAGGAGAAAGTATCCTATGCCGTAACCAAAAACTGAGGCGGCCAGGCAACCGGCGGTGACATAGGCGGCAGTTTTCCACAACCTGTGACGGTTGGTGAGCATGAAGGGGATGAGAACAAGTTCTATCGGGATCGGCAGAATGATGGTTTCCAGAAACGAAAGGCTGAAGAGCAGCCACATAACATGTTGGGACCTTTCCAGGCGCTCCAGCCAGCGGCCAATTCGTTTTTGGTGTCCTTTCCCGGAGGTTGAATTATCCAAAGATTTTATCTCCAGCCAGATGGCATCTGAGATGATAAGTCATTTCTTTGTAAGTTTGTCAAATTTTATTTAAATTCCTTTCCATCAACAATCAATATCAAAAACCTATTTCTTTTTAGCCGCCTTTCAAGCAAAATTCGCGCTTTAAATCTCAGCCGGCTGCTATTCAGGTTAGAAATCGGGCCATCCTCAATACCAAAAGTGGTCGTGCTGAAGAGACGGTTTATGTTCCGCTAAAAAGACTGGTAAGTTTAACCGGCCGAACCATAAAGCCGAACCAGGATAACTTGTCCTGCATGCCTGTTTTCGGTTGCTGCAATTTTTTCGTTTGTTGAGTTTGGTGGAGAAGCTGTCACCGGGGAAAAGTGGGGGGCACGGTCAGCGACCGGTAAAAATCCTGGGTTTGGCGGGCGATGCTCTTCCAGCTGAAAAGCGCCTCGACCCTTTGGCGGCCCTCTTTTCCCATTTGACTTCTTTTCCCGGCAGAGGCCATCAGGGCATTGACGGCAGCGGCGAGATCCCGGGAATAGCCATCCGGGTCTTGAGGTTCGGGGCTGCCGCCTCCCCTGGATTGAAAAGGAACCAGCAGTCCGGTTTGACCATGCACCACCACTTCGGGAATACCGCCGACCGCAGCAGCTACCACCGGGGTGCTGCAGGCCATGGCCTCAAGGTTGATGATGCCGAAGGGTTCATAGACCGAGGGGCAGACGAAGATGTCGGCATGGCTGTAGAGAGCTATTAAGTCAGGTACCGGAACCATCTGTTCGATCCAGATGATGTTGTTTGTCGTTTTGGTCCTGGCCTTCTGTACCGCTTCATGCATTTCCCGGCCGATTTTTTCGGTATCCGGCATACCGGCACAGAGTACGACCTGAATACCCTCGTTAAGCAGCGGCAGAGAGTGAACCAGATGAAGGATACCTTTTTGACTGGTGATTCTGCCGACGAAGAGAATATAGGGTTTGTCGGGGTTGATGTCGTAATGCTTGAGGATCTGCGGCTCCCTGATTTTATGGAAAGTTCCGGCATCAATGCCGTTATGGATGACCTGCACCCGGTCGGCTGCGATCCCGAAGAGCTTTTCGGTATCCTCTTTCATTGCCTGTGAAACGGCGATGATGCCGTCCGCTGCGGCAAAGGCGGCTCTTTCAAGCCAGCAGACTCCATCGTAGCTGCCTCCCAGCTGTTCCTTTTTCCAGGGGCGGTGCGGTTCCAGGGAGTGGGTGGTGATCACCAGAGGAATTCCCAGAATCTGCTTAAGAAGGCAGCCGCCCAGATAGGAGTACCAGGTATGGCAGTGGATAATATCGGCTGATTCCGCCAGGCCGGTCATCATGATGTTACGATACAGGGCATCAAGGAACCTGGCGCGTCCCCGGTCGGTGGAAAGAGGGTTTGGGGCTGGGGCTATGCCCGCGATATCCATGGTCTGGAGTTGAATTTTCTGGTCTCCGAAACTCAGGATCTGAAGATGGTTTCCTTTGATTTCGGCAAGTTCCCGGCTCAGGTGTTCTATGTGGACGCCGGCACCCCCGTAAATGTGGGGTGGATATTCATTGGTCAGCAGCAGAATGTTCATGGTCATACTCCTCCTTTATCGAACATGGCGGTATGACGACCTCAACTCTCCTTTCTGAAAAAGACGATGCCAAGTGGAGGAAGTACCAGGTTGATGGAAAAGTAATGGCCATGGCAGGGAATCGGGGCCGCTTCCAGAGATCCCAGATTGCCCTGATTGCTGCCCCCGTAATCGCGCGCATCGCTGTTGAGGCACTCTTTCCAGATGCCTTCCTGGGAGACTCCTATGCGATAGTTATGGCGGGGCACGGGGGTGAAGTTGCAGACGATAATGATGTCATTCTCCGCGTAATGGCCGTGCCGGACCAGACTGAGTGTTGATTGATGGACGTCGTTACAGTCGATCCATTCGAAACCTTCATGGGAAAAATCTTTTTCGTGCATGGCGGGACTTTTACGGTAAAACTGGTTGAGGTCTTCAAGCCAGCGCTGCAGTCCCTTGTGAAAGCTGTTCTCCAGTAGATGCCAGTCGAGGCTGTTGCTGTGATTCCATTCATTCCATTGGCCGATTTCCGCCCCCATGAAGAGCAGTTTTTTGGCCGGTTGGGAATACATGTAGCCGAAAAGCAAGCGTAGGTTGGCAAACTTTTGCCACTCATCCCCGGGCATTTTTCCCAGCAGCGAACCCTTGCCGTGAACCACCTCGTCATGAGAGAGGGGCAGGATGTAATTTTCGTGAAAGGCGTAGAGCATTCGAAAGGTGAGCTTGTTGTGATGATAGCTGCGATGGATGGGCTCCTGGGACATATAGGCGAGGGTGTCATGCATCCAGCCCATGTCCCACTTCATGTCAAAGCCAAGACCGCCTATATACGTGGGACGGGAAACCTGGGGCCAATCCGTGGATTCCTCGGCGATGGTGAGCACATCGGGATAGTTGATATGCACCTCCTCGTTGAACCGTTTCAGAAAAGCGATGGCCTCGAGATTCTCCTTGCCGCCGAAGCGATTAGGGATCCATTCCCCCTCTTTTCGTGAATAATCGAGATAGAGCATGGATGCGACTGCATCAACCCGAAAACCATCTATATGATATTTATCCAGCCAGAACAGGGCGCTGCTGATCAGAAAACTGACCACTTCATTACGGCCGTAATTGAAGATATAGCTGCCCCAGTCCGGATGGTAGCCCAGACGCGGGTCTTCATGTTCGTAGAGGTGAGTGCCGTCGAAATAACTGAGACCATGCTCGTCGGTGGGAAAATGAGAAGGCACCCAGTCGAGAATGACGCCGAGACCATTCTGATGCAGCTGGTCAATCAGATACATCAGGTCCTGAGGCGTGCCGAAGCGGCTTGTCGGAGCAAAATATCCCAGGCTCTGATATCCCCAACTGCCGAAAAAGGGGTGCTCCATCACCGGCAGGAATTCCACATGGGTAAAGCCCATCTTGTGAAGGTAGTCGATCAGTCGGGGGGCCAGTTCCCGGTAGGTCAGAGAGCGGT from Desulfopila inferna carries:
- the phnD gene encoding phosphate/phosphite/phosphonate ABC transporter substrate-binding protein, with amino-acid sequence MSLQRYLLCALLTALFSAGVTQASEKKIRAGVASMITPVSAVRYYQQVVDYIGEKIGSSAEMVHRTTYDEIDVLLEQGEVDLAFICSSPYVLNNEKFGVELLVAPQVENKVEYHSYIIVHKDSEVDSFKDLRGSSFAFVDPKSNTGKLYPTYLLARMDQTPESFFNNFIYSYSHNKSVEIVAKNRAEGAAVDSIVYDFMVASKSPYIEQTKIIHRSPPFGIPPVVVPPTTSTFLKESLRQIFLTMHEDEDGKKILSSMRIDKFVQVPDTNYDTIRAMRAFIKNNTIARNNNSIPENDDADTENETIWIGVLPKDNPIIAYERYQPLVNYLTEATGIQTELHLEKTYKEVVNSLGKGKINFALLGPLTYLDARKRFDASPIAKSRTSRGESFFRSVIVTDTERNLDEISQLVNKKFAFSALWSTSGNLIPRYMLAWSGIHLDDLLEYQHYNYHDTVAKKVISREFDAGALRLSAAERYLPYGLKIIAVSDPIPTGPVVVSPHTPYATMRKFQKALLAIAESEEGRAILKKLDPDLQGGFVAASDADYSQIRQMINDVPKTCGKGCHPQVSF
- a CDS encoding glycoside hydrolase family 65 protein, which translates into the protein MLHRERLNPPRYIYPGDEWKIIEKKFYPAFLGQMETIFALSNGYLGMRGTFEEGRPFYNHGNLINGFYESWPIVYGEKAYGFAKTGQTIVNLHDLKVIRLFVDDEPFFLPTADLRHFERTLDMKAGTLTRDILWEMPSGKLVSIKSTRMVSFEHRHLAAIQYEVKVLNSHAPLVILSEITPHRTIRGTDGDPRDTRVFREKVLNPETKVAADLQIILGFITRNSQMTLGCGFDHSVETENPVSWENEALADEGKIIFSVEAQPEIPIRITKWMSFHTSRKTAPEDLCRRVKLTLVRAKEDGFDALLNSQKEFLENYWQKSDVQMAVTERRKTGGRSTEEWQQAIRWNLFQLCQASSRAEGTGIPAKGLTGGGYEGHYFWDIEIYVLPFLIYTNPRIAKNLLKFRHSMLDGARQRARDVNQRGALFPWRTINGDEASAHYAAGTAQYHINADIMFGLKKYVEVTGDLEFLYREGAEMLVETARLWRSLGFFSQRKDGRFCIHGVTGPDEYNTVVNNNAYTNLMARENLWFAADTIDNLHLDDVGNYQSLLDKTLLDYAEVEEWRRAADHMYIPYDENLGIHPQDDSFLEKKEWDFAGTPPENYPLLLHYHPLVIYRHRVIKQTDLVLALFLLGQEFSEEEKLRNFNYYDRLTTGDSSLSVGVQSIMASEIKNYRKAGQYARYAVLMDLADIGGNIGHGAHIASIGASWMVLAYGFAGMRDYNGNISFNPRIPERCTLFRFCLRIRGSSVEVELIPEAAVYRLKDGPGLIFHHSGKEVELSREKPEAVCAYAGASI
- a CDS encoding glycosyltransferase family 10 domain-containing protein gives rise to the protein MIVKFMHRGFRKSRPISTLLRQFPGMNPVWGHCSFIFDADCRDYDWLVVYHDLPRNNGLINEERLACPRERTMLLTGEPSTITVYGTDYLRQFGCIVTFQEPWAIRHPQAFFRHPGLTWFYGITSDNKFLSWDELVRRQPGRKDQTISTVCSSRTGTITLHSKRVAFTNWLKEQLPELEIFGHGVRPMKDKAEALDPFRYHIAVENHVYDHHLTEKLPDAFLGYCLPFYHGAPNAADYFPEESFVLIDINDRQRTFDIIRSHIANNEYEDRLPYIREARRRILEEQNLFAVIADTIEKIERRPQATTYGKVIRNRSTMRLKNPIIGLRSLSQKGLTKFYHRLALTARRKLKWTLR
- a CDS encoding YqaA family protein encodes the protein MDNSTSGKGHQKRIGRWLERLERSQHVMWLLFSLSFLETIILPIPIELVLIPFMLTNRHRLWKTAAYVTAGCLAASVFGYGIGYFLLETAGEWMINTMGWQQGYEKFQNLFDQHGFFAILMVGMVPIPFQTAMLAAGAAGYPVWKFVLAATLARGIRYFGLAWLVFVLGKQTVILWQNHRLIVGLGLATIVLALWALTQWLSSVLI
- the glgA gene encoding glycogen synthase; this translates as MTMNILLLTNEYPPHIYGGAGVHIEHLSRELAEIKGNHLQILSFGDQKIQLQTMDIAGIAPAPNPLSTDRGRARFLDALYRNIMMTGLAESADIIHCHTWYSYLGGCLLKQILGIPLVITTHSLEPHRPWKKEQLGGSYDGVCWLERAAFAAADGIIAVSQAMKEDTEKLFGIAADRVQVIHNGIDAGTFHKIREPQILKHYDINPDKPYILFVGRITSQKGILHLVHSLPLLNEGIQVVLCAGMPDTEKIGREMHEAVQKARTKTTNNIIWIEQMVPVPDLIALYSHADIFVCPSVYEPFGIINLEAMACSTPVVAAAVGGIPEVVVHGQTGLLVPFQSRGGGSPEPQDPDGYSRDLAAAVNALMASAGKRSQMGKEGRQRVEALFSWKSIARQTQDFYRSLTVPPTFPR
- the glgB gene encoding 1,4-alpha-glucan branching protein GlgB → MSHNTTNGTAGEVRYDFSLLSKDDIYLFNEGSHFRIYEKLGAHPAEHNGERGIYFAVWAPNAEHVGVMASFNDWNKDSHVLQPYESSGIWHGFIPGIHSGIAYKYYIRSHHKSYRADKTDPFAFFTELSPQTASVAWNLDYAWQDRDWMEHRHIPNNLNAPISIYEVHLGSWMHVPEENNRSLTYRELAPRLIDYLHKMGFTHVEFLPVMEHPFFGSWGYQSLGYFAPTSRFGTPQDLMYLIDQLHQNGLGVILDWVPSHFPTDEHGLSYFDGTHLYEHEDPRLGYHPDWGSYIFNYGRNEVVSFLISSALFWLDKYHIDGFRVDAVASMLYLDYSRKEGEWIPNRFGGKENLEAIAFLKRFNEEVHINYPDVLTIAEESTDWPQVSRPTYIGGLGFDMKWDMGWMHDTLAYMSQEPIHRSYHHNKLTFRMLYAFHENYILPLSHDEVVHGKGSLLGKMPGDEWQKFANLRLLFGYMYSQPAKKLLFMGAEIGQWNEWNHSNSLDWHLLENSFHKGLQRWLEDLNQFYRKSPAMHEKDFSHEGFEWIDCNDVHQSTLSLVRHGHYAENDIIIVCNFTPVPRHNYRIGVSQEGIWKECLNSDARDYGGSNQGNLGSLEAAPIPCHGHYFSINLVLPPLGIVFFRKES